The following are encoded together in the Phenylobacterium sp. NIBR 498073 genome:
- a CDS encoding TetR/AcrR family transcriptional regulator, whose amino-acid sequence MNAPSSRSPRKAKGQGAERREEILAAALSLFTEFGIYAVSTRQIAQAVGISQPTLYAYFPTKDDIGHELQDRAFALLARKLAGDRGPIVDLDGVVRMLRIYVDFGLENPDMYRIAFMSEGQHVRKLRHEPKDMAALPAVQETYGVLRGELAKLQGRGLTIDLDIETLTQCAWSAMHGLVSLLIAKPGFPWAEREHLITSQLGVIARGVWRGGP is encoded by the coding sequence ATGAATGCGCCGAGCTCACGTTCGCCCCGCAAGGCGAAGGGCCAGGGGGCCGAACGCCGCGAGGAAATCCTCGCCGCGGCGCTCAGCCTGTTCACTGAATTCGGGATCTACGCGGTTTCGACGCGCCAGATCGCCCAGGCGGTGGGTATCTCGCAGCCGACCCTCTACGCCTACTTCCCGACCAAGGACGATATCGGCCACGAGCTGCAGGATCGGGCCTTCGCGCTGCTGGCCAGGAAGCTGGCCGGCGACCGCGGCCCGATCGTCGACCTCGACGGCGTCGTTCGCATGCTGCGCATCTATGTCGACTTCGGGCTCGAGAACCCGGACATGTACCGCATCGCCTTCATGTCCGAGGGCCAGCACGTGCGCAAACTGCGGCACGAGCCGAAGGACATGGCCGCCTTGCCGGCGGTGCAGGAGACCTACGGCGTGCTGCGCGGCGAACTAGCCAAACTGCAGGGCCGCGGACTGACCATCGACCTCGACATCGAGACCCTGACCCAGTGCGCCTGGTCGGCGATGCATGGGTTGGTCTCGCTGCTGATCGCCAAGCCGGGTTTCCCGTGGGCCGAGCGCGAGCACCTGATCACCAGCCAGCTCGGGGTCATCGCCCGCGGCGTTTGGCGCGGGGGCCCCTAG
- a CDS encoding GAF domain-containing protein: protein MKTPLASIRDCFEGVIPSIIATLDADGLPNVSYLSQVYLVDDEHVALSNQFFSKTAANVAATGRAHVLLVSGRTGEQFALDVEHRASLTEGAVFAKMSAQLTAISSQHGVGEAMVLRSAELYRVNECRAIPGPPPADMPAPPVQDRLALAAKVAAAIAAQSDAELMIDAAIHGLESAFGFANAMLLMLDDDGGRLTTLASCGYAHRGAGSEVLLGDGAIGIAAASGQAVRLSDMSRGRRMAAAVRATSTLDAERLIALPGLDEPQSQLAAPMVSRGKVQGVLFVESSERFWFGPEDEEALVLIGGQLAASLRLAELEARDAETAAARSEPARAGGDIRVKYFAHDDSLFLDDAYLIKGVPGRLLFHFLTVFAQTGRRDFTNREIRLEPALKLPGLKDNLETRLILLRRRLEEKNAPIRLARPARGQIRLEINGAPRLEVVAS from the coding sequence ATGAAGACGCCCCTGGCCAGCATCCGCGACTGTTTCGAGGGGGTGATCCCGTCGATCATCGCCACCCTCGACGCCGACGGCCTGCCGAATGTCTCCTACCTGTCCCAGGTCTATCTGGTGGACGACGAGCACGTGGCGCTGTCGAACCAGTTCTTTTCCAAGACCGCCGCCAATGTCGCAGCGACCGGCCGGGCGCACGTGCTGCTGGTCAGCGGGCGGACGGGCGAGCAGTTCGCGCTCGATGTCGAGCATCGGGCCTCGCTGACCGAGGGCGCGGTGTTCGCCAAGATGTCCGCGCAGTTGACCGCCATCAGCTCGCAGCACGGCGTCGGCGAGGCGATGGTGCTGCGCAGCGCCGAGCTCTACCGGGTCAATGAGTGCCGGGCGATCCCCGGCCCGCCGCCGGCCGACATGCCTGCGCCGCCCGTGCAGGACCGGCTGGCCCTGGCCGCCAAGGTCGCCGCGGCGATCGCCGCGCAGTCGGACGCCGAGTTGATGATCGACGCGGCGATCCACGGGCTGGAAAGCGCCTTCGGATTCGCCAACGCCATGCTGCTGATGCTCGACGACGACGGCGGCCGGCTGACCACCCTGGCCAGCTGCGGCTACGCCCACCGCGGCGCCGGGTCCGAGGTGTTGCTGGGCGACGGCGCCATCGGCATCGCCGCAGCCAGCGGCCAGGCGGTCCGGCTGAGCGACATGAGCCGCGGCAGGCGCATGGCCGCGGCGGTCCGGGCGACCTCGACGCTCGACGCCGAGCGCCTGATCGCCCTGCCCGGCCTGGACGAACCGCAGAGCCAGCTGGCCGCGCCGATGGTCAGCCGCGGCAAGGTCCAGGGGGTGCTGTTCGTCGAGTCGTCCGAGCGCTTCTGGTTCGGGCCGGAGGACGAGGAGGCGCTGGTCCTGATCGGCGGCCAGCTGGCGGCCAGCCTGCGCCTGGCCGAACTCGAGGCCCGCGACGCCGAGACCGCGGCGGCGAGGAGCGAGCCGGCCCGCGCCGGGGGCGACATCCGGGTGAAGTACTTCGCCCATGACGACAGCCTGTTCCTCGACGACGCCTACCTGATCAAGGGTGTGCCCGGGCGGCTGCTGTTCCACTTCCTGACCGTGTTCGCACAGACCGGTCGGCGCGACTTCACCAACCGCGAGATCCGGCTGGAGCCGGCGCTGAAACTGCCCGGCCTGAAGGACAATCTGGAGACCCGGCTGATCCTGCTGCGGCGCCGCCTGGAGGAAAAGAACGCGCCGATCCGCCTGGCCCGCCCGGCCCGCGGTCAGATCCGTCTGGAGATCAACGGCGCGCCGCGGCTAGAAGTCGTCGCGAGCTAG
- a CDS encoding dienelactone hydrolase family protein, protein MCDDDIHQGLIEDPTVSRRTFGLMTVAAAGLTAASAHAAAPVVEKDVEIKTPDGLADAALYYPEGKGAWPAVLLWPDVLSLRPVFREMGKRLAASGYVVLVPNLYYRVKKAPVIEGAFNFASPDDRAKLAPLRASVTPDGTDRDAVAYLAFLDAQPQTDRKKKVGTQGYCMGGPLAFRTAGAVPNRVGAVASFHGGGLFTDDPTSPHLLLPKTHAEYMVLVADNDDKQDPAAKEKLKAALDAAKLKSRVEVYAGAAHGWTVKGSPVYAEAAAEKAWAELLDLYKRAL, encoded by the coding sequence ATGTGCGACGACGATATCCACCAGGGCCTGATTGAGGACCCGACCGTTTCGCGCCGGACGTTCGGCCTGATGACCGTAGCGGCGGCCGGCCTGACCGCCGCCAGCGCGCACGCCGCCGCGCCGGTCGTCGAGAAGGACGTCGAGATCAAGACCCCGGACGGGCTCGCCGATGCGGCGCTCTACTATCCGGAGGGCAAGGGCGCATGGCCCGCCGTCCTGCTGTGGCCCGACGTGCTCAGCCTGCGGCCGGTGTTCCGCGAGATGGGCAAGCGCCTGGCGGCCTCGGGCTATGTGGTGCTGGTCCCGAACCTCTACTATCGGGTCAAGAAGGCGCCGGTGATCGAGGGCGCGTTCAACTTCGCCAGCCCGGACGACCGGGCCAAACTGGCCCCGCTGCGCGCCAGCGTGACGCCGGACGGGACCGACCGAGACGCGGTCGCCTATCTCGCCTTCCTCGACGCCCAGCCGCAGACCGACCGGAAGAAGAAGGTCGGGACTCAGGGCTACTGCATGGGCGGTCCGCTCGCCTTCCGCACCGCCGGCGCGGTCCCGAACCGCGTCGGCGCGGTGGCCAGCTTCCATGGCGGCGGGCTCTTCACCGACGACCCGACCAGTCCGCACCTGCTGCTGCCGAAGACCCATGCGGAGTACATGGTCCTGGTCGCCGACAATGACGACAAGCAGGATCCCGCCGCGAAGGAAAAGCTCAAGGCCGCGCTCGACGCGGCCAAGCTCAAGAGCCGGGTCGAGGTCTATGCCGGCGCCGCGCACGGCTGGACGGTGAAGGGCAGCCCGGTCTACGCCGAGGCGGCCGCCGAAAAGGCCTGGGCCGAACTGCTCGACCTCTACAAGCGCGCGCTCTAG
- the fghA gene encoding S-formylglutathione hydrolase → MSVEILQQHKVHGGTLSYVRHQSAATGTPMRFSVFMPGGAQAPVPYLVWLSGLTCTEDNFTTKAGAYAYAAKAGVAIVAPDTSPRGEGVADDPAYDLGQGAGFYVDAVQAPWAPHFRMESYVAADLIAAAEGTFALDGGRRGIFGHSMGGHGALTLALRHPQLFRTVSTFAPIASPTRCPWGRKALGAYLGEDEAAWAAHDSALLIAAGQARGREILVDQGGADSFLAEQLKPELLQAAAAEGGAALTLRMQEGYDHSYFFITSFIGDHVAWHAARL, encoded by the coding sequence ATGAGCGTAGAGATCCTTCAACAGCACAAGGTCCATGGCGGGACGCTGAGCTATGTCCGCCACCAGAGCGCGGCCACCGGCACGCCGATGCGGTTTTCAGTGTTCATGCCGGGCGGGGCCCAGGCGCCGGTCCCCTATCTGGTCTGGCTGTCGGGGCTGACCTGCACGGAGGACAACTTCACCACCAAGGCCGGCGCCTATGCGTACGCGGCCAAGGCCGGCGTCGCCATCGTCGCGCCCGACACCAGCCCGCGCGGCGAAGGGGTCGCCGACGACCCGGCCTATGACCTCGGCCAGGGCGCGGGCTTCTATGTCGACGCCGTGCAGGCGCCGTGGGCGCCGCACTTTCGTATGGAGAGCTACGTGGCCGCCGACCTGATCGCTGCGGCGGAAGGGACCTTCGCGCTGGACGGCGGACGGCGCGGGATTTTCGGCCACTCGATGGGCGGCCACGGGGCGCTCACCCTGGCGCTGCGTCATCCGCAGCTCTTCAGGACGGTGTCGACCTTCGCGCCGATCGCCTCGCCGACCCGCTGCCCGTGGGGCCGCAAGGCGCTGGGCGCCTATCTGGGCGAGGACGAAGCGGCCTGGGCCGCGCACGACAGCGCCCTGTTGATCGCCGCGGGCCAAGCGCGCGGCCGCGAGATCCTGGTCGACCAGGGCGGCGCCGACAGCTTCCTGGCCGAACAGCTCAAGCCCGAATTGCTGCAGGCGGCCGCGGCCGAGGGCGGCGCGGCCCTGACCCTGCGCATGCAGGAAGGCTACGACCACTCCTACTTCTTCATCACCAGCTTCATCGGCGACCACGTCGCTTGGCACGCCGCCCGGCTCTGA
- a CDS encoding GNAT family N-acetyltransferase: protein MTSTPTLRPLTDADMPAVAALQLVAFAPLFHEPQEILASRLTVAPNLCWGAFDDDDLLAYILSHPWPAASPPPIGVTLSAPPPSDNWFVHDLAIGPAARGLGLGRALVGAASGAARGEGLTRGDLVAVQGAWRFWEKLGYAVQDDLPPPLRDKVAGYGEDARYMTADLAALNV from the coding sequence ATGACCTCGACCCCTACGCTCCGCCCGCTGACGGACGCCGACATGCCCGCCGTCGCCGCCCTGCAGCTCGTCGCCTTTGCGCCGCTGTTCCATGAGCCGCAGGAGATCCTGGCCAGCCGCCTGACTGTGGCGCCGAACCTGTGCTGGGGCGCCTTCGACGACGACGACCTGCTCGCCTACATCCTCAGCCATCCGTGGCCGGCGGCCAGCCCGCCGCCGATCGGCGTGACGTTGAGCGCGCCGCCGCCCAGCGACAACTGGTTCGTCCATGACCTGGCGATCGGGCCCGCCGCGCGGGGCCTCGGCCTCGGCCGCGCTTTGGTCGGAGCGGCGTCCGGCGCGGCCCGGGGCGAGGGCCTGACCCGCGGCGACCTGGTCGCGGTCCAGGGCGCCTGGCGGTTCTGGGAGAAGCTCGGCTATGCGGTGCAGGACGATCTGCCGCCGCCGCTGCGCGACAAGGTCGCGGGCTATGGCGAGGACGCGCGCTACATGACCGCCGACCTCGCCGCGCTGAACGTCTAG
- a CDS encoding GNAT family N-acetyltransferase: MLADGYHDVAPGKIATIVTSLEMHAPPPSRAEADGAGWALRRLEQPGVAEYRDLYSAVGRDWLWFSRLLMPDAELAATIGADGVEVYRLEAAEGVGILELDFRTQGECELTFFGVSPGLIGGGAGRWMMNRAVQRAWAAPIKRFWVHTCSLDHPGALAFYVRSGFTPFRRQVEIADDPRLLGLAPRDSAGHVPLI; this comes from the coding sequence ATGCTGGCGGACGGGTATCACGACGTGGCGCCGGGCAAGATCGCCACCATTGTCACCTCGCTGGAAATGCATGCGCCGCCGCCGTCGCGGGCCGAGGCCGACGGCGCCGGCTGGGCGCTGCGGCGCCTGGAGCAGCCCGGCGTCGCCGAGTACCGCGACCTCTATTCCGCCGTTGGCCGCGACTGGCTGTGGTTCTCGCGGCTGCTCATGCCCGACGCCGAACTGGCCGCCACGATCGGCGCCGACGGCGTCGAGGTCTATCGACTGGAGGCCGCGGAGGGCGTCGGCATCCTGGAGCTCGATTTCCGGACCCAGGGCGAGTGCGAGCTGACCTTTTTCGGCGTGTCGCCGGGGCTGATCGGCGGCGGCGCGGGGCGCTGGATGATGAACCGCGCCGTGCAACGGGCCTGGGCCGCGCCGATCAAGCGGTTCTGGGTGCACACCTGCAGCCTCGACCACCCGGGCGCGCTGGCCTTCTATGTCCGCTCGGGCTTCACCCCGTTCCGCCGTCAGGTGGAGATCGCCGACGATCCGCGGCTGCTGGGCCTGGCGCCGCGGGACTCCGCGGGCCACGTGCCGCTGATCTAG
- a CDS encoding beta/gamma crystallin-related protein, protein MLSRIILASAALLALAAPAQAQDRMAPNAQLFSAPNYQGRSLTVMRDMSTIPATWSARSIRMGGGSSWEVCELPNFRGRCTVVSGSSANLQAQIGVSGVRSIRAASGGPTPLPQPVPGGGGGRSLKGMAAEFFPAPEYRGRRVDACDREGGSAACIARESDNFCKSIGYVRSKNGAAQTVGGRIYLADVLCTRWN, encoded by the coding sequence ATGCTGTCACGGATCATTCTGGCGTCTGCCGCCTTGCTGGCCTTGGCGGCGCCCGCCCAGGCCCAGGACCGCATGGCCCCCAACGCCCAGCTGTTCTCGGCGCCGAACTATCAGGGGCGGAGCCTGACCGTGATGCGCGACATGTCGACGATCCCGGCCACCTGGTCGGCGCGCAGCATCCGCATGGGCGGCGGCAGCTCCTGGGAGGTCTGCGAGCTGCCCAATTTCCGCGGCCGTTGCACCGTCGTCAGCGGCTCCAGCGCCAACCTTCAGGCTCAGATCGGGGTCAGCGGCGTGCGCTCGATCCGCGCCGCCTCGGGAGGGCCGACCCCGCTGCCGCAACCGGTTCCCGGCGGTGGTGGCGGTCGCTCGCTGAAGGGCATGGCCGCTGAGTTCTTCCCGGCGCCGGAGTATCGCGGCCGCCGCGTCGACGCCTGCGACCGCGAGGGCGGCAGCGCCGCCTGCATCGCCCGCGAATCCGACAACTTCTGCAAGTCGATCGGGTATGTCCGGTCCAAGAACGGCGCGGCCCAGACGGTCGGCGGCCGGATCTATCTCGCCGACGTCCTCTGCACGCGGTGGAACTGA
- a CDS encoding META domain-containing protein, which produces MRLVSSLLGLSLAGVVMSACATASPPPSSGGGGALVGPEWRLEDLAGGGIIDRSHVTLTLAKDGSAAGAGGCNRYFGTWTRKGDGLTFGKMGSTMMACAPSLMQQEEKYLKALETASGYSFTADGALVIATAAGPLKFRTD; this is translated from the coding sequence ATGCGCCTGGTTTCGTCACTGCTCGGTCTCAGTCTTGCAGGCGTGGTCATGTCCGCCTGCGCGACCGCGTCGCCGCCGCCTTCCTCCGGAGGCGGCGGCGCGCTGGTCGGCCCGGAATGGCGGCTGGAGGACCTGGCCGGCGGCGGGATCATCGACCGCTCGCACGTCACCCTCACCCTGGCCAAGGACGGTTCGGCCGCCGGCGCCGGCGGTTGCAACCGCTACTTCGGAACCTGGACCCGCAAGGGCGACGGACTGACGTTCGGCAAGATGGGCTCGACCATGATGGCCTGCGCGCCCTCGCTGATGCAGCAGGAGGAGAAGTACCTGAAGGCGCTGGAGACCGCCTCGGGCTACAGCTTCACCGCGGACGGGGCCTTGGTGATCGCCACCGCCGCCGGCCCGCTGAAGTTCCGCACGGACTAG
- a CDS encoding DUF202 domain-containing protein produces MTASRAKGNLGLPSDLGAMRTIMAADRTLMAWVRTSLSMLSFGFTIYKFLESAVQSDQLARADSPQQVGLFLAGVGTLSMMLGVVSYWTTLKDLRRTEEFRLGRPTLFISLVMLLAGVALFVGIAGRVV; encoded by the coding sequence ATGACCGCCTCGCGTGCGAAGGGCAATTTGGGCCTGCCCAGCGACCTGGGCGCCATGCGGACGATCATGGCCGCCGACCGCACGCTGATGGCGTGGGTCCGCACCTCGCTGTCGATGCTCAGCTTCGGCTTCACGATCTACAAGTTCCTCGAGAGCGCCGTGCAGAGCGACCAGCTCGCGCGCGCCGACAGCCCCCAACAGGTCGGACTGTTCCTGGCCGGCGTCGGCACGCTGTCGATGATGCTGGGCGTGGTCAGCTACTGGACGACGCTGAAGGACCTGCGCCGCACCGAGGAGTTCCGGCTCGGTCGCCCGACCCTATTCATTTCGCTCGTGATGCTGCTGGCCGGCGTCGCGCTGTTCGTCGGCATCGCCGGCCGGGTGGTCTAG
- a CDS encoding LysR family transcriptional regulator, with protein sequence MDRYLLRYFLAIVETGNFSRAAARENVAQPTLSAGIAKLEAQLQARLFDRTNRRVHLTEAGSRLLVHARRIEHEFNLAQAAVAGAAPAQLLRVAVLSTIPAALIEEILTRRPPGAERIELLEGTEREVLSLLDRGRVAAALTAINPSTDRFAGERLHEEGYGLALPAGHRLAGAGSVEGEALADEVMMVRRHCEVLAQTSRYFTDRGVRPFFSYRGAGDEKVLTLVRAGLGITVMPDSYRDPGVARVGLEGFTPRRVIGLCYAGEAARPSAFVQAAREVFGEMG encoded by the coding sequence ATGGACCGCTATCTGCTGCGCTACTTCCTGGCCATCGTCGAGACCGGGAACTTCAGCCGCGCCGCGGCGCGCGAGAACGTCGCCCAGCCCACCCTGTCGGCCGGCATCGCCAAGCTGGAGGCCCAGCTGCAGGCGCGCTTGTTCGACCGCACCAATCGCCGCGTCCACCTGACCGAGGCTGGCAGCCGCCTGCTGGTCCACGCGCGCCGCATCGAGCACGAGTTCAACCTGGCCCAGGCGGCGGTCGCCGGCGCGGCGCCGGCGCAGCTGCTGCGGGTGGCGGTGCTGTCGACCATTCCCGCCGCGCTGATCGAGGAGATCCTGACCCGCCGCCCGCCCGGCGCCGAGCGCATCGAACTGCTGGAAGGGACCGAGCGGGAGGTGCTCAGCCTGCTGGACCGCGGCCGGGTCGCGGCGGCGCTGACCGCCATCAATCCGTCTACGGATCGTTTCGCCGGCGAGCGGCTGCACGAGGAGGGCTATGGCCTGGCCCTGCCGGCCGGGCACCGGCTGGCCGGCGCGGGGAGCGTCGAGGGCGAGGCCCTGGCGGACGAAGTGATGATGGTCCGCCGTCATTGCGAGGTGCTGGCCCAGACCAGCCGCTACTTCACCGACCGCGGCGTGCGGCCGTTCTTCAGCTATCGCGGGGCCGGTGACGAGAAGGTGCTGACCCTGGTCCGCGCCGGCCTGGGGATCACCGTCATGCCCGACAGCTACCGCGACCCAGGGGTAGCGCGGGTCGGACTCGAAGGCTTCACCCCCCGGCGGGTGATCGGCCTGTGCTACGCGGGCGAGGCTGCGCGCCCCAGCGCCTTCGTCCAGGCGGCGCGCGAGGTGTTCGGCGAGATGGGCTGA
- a CDS encoding isovaleryl-CoA dehydrogenase, whose product MTGPSFHFGLGETADAIRETTARFAADKIAPIAAQVDATNTFPRELWPQMGELGLHGVTVEEEFGGLGLGYLEHVVAMEEVSRASASVGLSYGAHSNLCVNQIRRWGSPEQKRKYLPKLISGEHVGSLAMSEVGSGSDVISMRAHAEHRGDRYVLNGTKFWITNAPHADTLVVYAKTSPDEGSRGVTAFLVEKGMKGFSVSPKLDKMGMRGSDTAELVFEDCEIPEENVMGPLNGGAAVLMSGLDYERAVLAAGPLGIMQACLDVVLPYVRERKQFGKPIGSFQLMQGKIADMYVALNSARTYVYAVAKACDAGLTTRFDAAGAILLASENAVKVSLEAVQALGGAGYTKEFPVERLVRDAKLYDIGAGTNEIRRFLIGRELLGA is encoded by the coding sequence ATGACCGGTCCCAGCTTCCATTTCGGCCTCGGCGAGACCGCCGACGCGATCCGCGAAACCACCGCGCGCTTCGCCGCCGACAAGATCGCCCCGATCGCCGCCCAGGTCGACGCCACCAACACCTTCCCGCGCGAGCTCTGGCCGCAGATGGGCGAGCTCGGCCTCCACGGCGTCACGGTCGAGGAGGAGTTCGGCGGCCTCGGCCTCGGCTATCTCGAGCACGTGGTGGCGATGGAAGAAGTCTCCCGCGCCTCGGCCTCGGTGGGCTTGTCCTACGGCGCCCACTCCAACCTCTGCGTCAACCAGATCCGCCGCTGGGGCAGCCCCGAGCAGAAGCGCAAGTATCTGCCCAAGCTGATCAGCGGCGAGCACGTCGGCTCGCTGGCGATGAGCGAGGTCGGTTCCGGCTCCGACGTCATCTCGATGCGCGCCCACGCCGAGCATCGCGGCGACCGCTACGTGCTGAACGGCACGAAGTTCTGGATCACCAACGCGCCGCACGCCGACACCCTGGTGGTCTACGCCAAGACCTCGCCCGACGAGGGCAGCCGCGGCGTCACCGCCTTCCTGGTCGAGAAGGGCATGAAGGGCTTCAGCGTCTCGCCCAAGCTGGACAAGATGGGCATGCGCGGCTCCGACACCGCCGAGCTGGTGTTCGAGGATTGTGAGATCCCCGAGGAGAATGTCATGGGCCCGCTGAACGGCGGCGCTGCGGTGCTGATGAGCGGCCTCGACTATGAGCGCGCCGTGCTCGCCGCCGGCCCGCTCGGCATCATGCAGGCCTGCCTCGATGTGGTCCTGCCCTATGTCCGCGAGCGTAAGCAGTTCGGCAAGCCGATCGGCTCGTTCCAGCTGATGCAGGGCAAGATCGCCGACATGTACGTCGCCCTGAACTCGGCCCGCACCTACGTCTATGCCGTGGCCAAGGCCTGCGACGCCGGCCTCACCACCCGCTTCGACGCGGCCGGCGCGATCCTGCTGGCCTCCGAAAACGCGGTGAAGGTCAGCCTGGAGGCGGTCCAGGCGCTGGGCGGCGCCGGCTACACCAAGGAATTTCCGGTCGAGCGGCTGGTACGCGACGCCAAGCTCTACGACATCGGCGCCGGCACCAACGAGATCCGCCGCTTCCTGATCGGCCGGGAGCTGCTGGGCGCATGA
- a CDS encoding carboxyl transferase domain-containing protein produces MSKLATAIDKASATFQANDTHNRALAAELAQHAAHAALGGPEPSRQRHAARGKLLPRQRVERLLDPGSPFLEVAALAAHGVYRDEAPGAGIITGIGRVCGREVMIVANDATVKGGAYFPTTVKKHLRAQEIAMQNRLPCVYLVDSGGANLPHQAEVFPDREHFGRIFFNQARMSGEGIPQIACVMGSCTAGGAYVPAMSDETVIVRGQGTIFLGGPPLVKAATGEVITAEELGGADTHGRRSGVVDYVAEDDEHALTIVRSIVANLNTTKQVDQDLRDPRPPAYDPAELYGIVPTDVRAPYDVREVIARIVDGSDFDEFKALYGTTLVCGFARIWGQPVAILANNGVLFSESALKGAHFIELACKRKIPLVFLQNISGFMVGGKYEAGGIAKDGAKLVTAVASAEVPKFTVLIGGSFGAGNYGMCGRAYSPRFLWTWPNSRISVMGGEQAASVLATVHRDADKWTSAEEEAFKAPIRERYEHEGSPYFATAQLWDDGIIDPVQTRDVLGLSISAALNAPIPETRFGVFRM; encoded by the coding sequence ATGAGCAAGCTCGCCACCGCGATCGATAAGGCCTCGGCGACGTTCCAGGCCAACGACACCCACAACCGCGCGCTCGCCGCCGAGCTGGCGCAGCACGCCGCCCATGCGGCGCTCGGCGGTCCCGAGCCGTCGCGCCAGCGCCACGCCGCGCGCGGCAAGCTGCTGCCGCGCCAGCGGGTCGAGCGGCTGCTCGATCCCGGCTCGCCGTTCCTGGAGGTCGCCGCCCTCGCCGCCCACGGCGTCTATCGCGACGAGGCTCCGGGCGCCGGCATCATCACCGGCATCGGCCGGGTCTGCGGCCGCGAGGTGATGATCGTCGCCAACGACGCAACGGTGAAGGGCGGGGCCTATTTCCCGACCACGGTGAAGAAGCATCTGCGGGCGCAGGAAATCGCCATGCAGAACCGCCTGCCGTGCGTCTACCTGGTCGACTCCGGCGGCGCGAACCTGCCGCACCAGGCCGAGGTCTTCCCCGACCGCGAGCACTTCGGCCGCATCTTCTTCAACCAGGCCCGGATGAGCGGCGAGGGCATCCCCCAGATCGCCTGCGTCATGGGCTCGTGCACCGCCGGCGGCGCCTATGTCCCGGCGATGTCCGACGAGACGGTGATCGTCCGCGGCCAGGGCACCATCTTCCTCGGCGGCCCGCCGCTGGTGAAGGCCGCCACCGGCGAGGTGATCACCGCCGAGGAGCTCGGCGGCGCCGACACCCACGGCCGCCGCTCCGGCGTCGTCGACTATGTGGCCGAGGACGACGAGCACGCCCTGACCATCGTCCGCTCGATCGTCGCCAACCTGAATACGACCAAGCAGGTGGACCAGGACCTGCGCGATCCGCGCCCGCCGGCCTACGATCCGGCCGAGCTCTACGGCATCGTGCCCACCGACGTGCGTGCGCCCTACGACGTGCGCGAGGTCATCGCCCGCATCGTCGACGGCTCGGACTTCGACGAGTTCAAGGCCCTCTACGGCACGACCCTGGTCTGCGGCTTCGCCCGCATCTGGGGCCAGCCGGTGGCGATCCTGGCCAACAACGGGGTGCTGTTCTCGGAAAGCGCGCTGAAGGGCGCGCACTTCATCGAACTGGCCTGCAAGCGCAAGATCCCGCTGGTCTTCCTGCAGAACATCTCCGGCTTCATGGTCGGCGGGAAGTACGAGGCCGGCGGCATCGCCAAGGACGGGGCCAAGCTGGTCACTGCGGTCGCCAGCGCCGAGGTCCCGAAGTTCACCGTCCTGATCGGCGGCTCGTTCGGGGCCGGCAACTACGGCATGTGCGGCCGCGCCTACTCGCCGCGCTTCCTGTGGACCTGGCCCAACAGCCGCATCAGCGTGATGGGCGGCGAGCAGGCCGCCAGCGTGCTGGCCACCGTGCACCGCGACGCCGACAAGTGGACGAGCGCCGAGGAGGAGGCCTTCAAGGCCCCGATCCGCGAGCGCTACGAGCACGAGGGCTCGCCCTATTTCGCCACCGCCCAGCTCTGGGACGACGGCATCATCGACCCGGTCCAGACGAGAGACGTCCTCGGCCTCTCCATCTCCGCCGCCCTCAACGCGCCGATCCCGGAAACCCGGTTCGGCGTCTTCCGGATGTGA